TCCTCTAATACATTTTTTGAAGCCATTTTATCATTCAGTTGTACCACAGAGGTTGATGCTTCGCCCACCGAACATTCAAACTCAATATTAGTATTTTTCAAAGCaactatattttcatttttaacaaGGATGTTATCAGCTGGACTAATTGATTTTTTAGCATCAATATCTTGTTCGGCCTCTGAATAACTCGAATTTTCAATGCTAATTATATCTTCATTGGGTTTATCTTCAGTTTCACTTTCAGAGGAAATTGAATCGGATATAGGAATAGGGGATTCAGAATTTGAGGAATCAACTGCTGGATTTTCTTCATTTTCTGAATACAATTTCTGTAGTAAATTTAATTCGTCGACGTCACTACTGACGTCTTTTTCACTACTCAGATCAATAGCCTTTGATGTATTTTGATCGCCCACATTAGCATTTTCATTCTGCATACTAATTTTATTCCTATCCTCGTTTTCAATTTTATCAtcgtttttgttgtttttattttccttaATCGGGCCACTTTCTTTATCGGTTTTTGTGTCAACTAAATCCTTAGAATTTTCCATTACCTCAGAATCTCGCTTTGATTTGTCATTTATGAGCCGCTTTATCctgttttttcttttatctttattttctaATGAGTTACTAGTTCCTTCGTCTTCCTCTTCGGACTCCAAAGGCGACTCTTCAGCTTCTCTATCCCCTATTTCCTCAGCCTCCAGCATCAATGAACTCTGTTTACTTgcaaatctgaaaaaaaaaagtgtttaaagAAATTCATATctctaatatttataaattggaaataaaaacattacttgTTAAGAACTTCATCCTCATTGCTTGCCAATAATTTGTTTTCATCCAACTTCTTTTTCAGAGACTCATTTTGTTCAGCAGGATCATTATCTACAGATAATCTAGAAGACGCGATTCTCCATTCATTTTCTTGCCGGCGcctttgcaattttttaccacaTCTAGTAAATAAATCACGAGctagaaaaataaaaagttaagtaAGTATCTAGTTTAATCCGATCCAAGTTCAATTTAGTCCGAAGTCAATATCAccctaaattaaaatatgagaTTAAAATTAGTCTATCTCAGATTTTGCagtctcatcatcatcatcagccggattcttccactgctggacaaaggccttcaccaaagatgtccacgacgatcggtcctgcgctgccctcatccaacgtattccggcgatcttgaccagattgtcggtccatcttgtggcggacctaccaacactgcatcttccggtacgtggtcggcaatcgaggactttactgccccaacggctctccgtcgaactatgtgcgcTGCCAaccgccacttcagtttcgcaatcatttggcctatgtcggtaactttggatttcctacggatctcctcatttctgattcgttctcgcaaggaaactccgagcatagccctctgagcgatCATGAGCAAATAAGGCCCTTATGAGAaacataaggcccatagttagcgaccacgtctgcgtacggTAAGTCagcactggcaacacacactggttgaaaccCTTTTTAAGACACTGTGGCACAAATAACCAAATAGACACGAGAAGATTTTACTGCGCTTCCTAAATGTTGCCCGTCCGAGTTgaattcgacgagtgacctcgacgtagacgtactcgtcgacaatttcgagagtacagttcccaattgttatgggagtaggtgcgacatggacatttgatatgatcttcgtcttgtccatgttcatttagTGACCTACTCCTtcggaagctgtattgaggccatcaagcatatggcttaagtcttccattgTCTCTggcatgattacgatatcgtctgcgaatcgaaggtgagtgacgtattcgccgttgatattgatgcccaggccgttccagtccagaagcttaaagacatcttccaacgcagcggtgaacagcttaggcaatatgacatcgccttgtctgactgcctactgcagtcggataggcttccaTCTGATCccggagacggactgacatggtggtgttactatacaaacacttcaacgcttcgatatatcggtaatcaatgtggcacctctg
The window above is part of the Leptidea sinapis chromosome 8, ilLepSina1.1, whole genome shotgun sequence genome. Proteins encoded here:
- the LOC126965657 gene encoding myb-like protein X isoform X3 yields the protein MACFLTSSRVTRDLFTRCGKKLQRRRQENEWRIASSRLSVDNDPAEQNESLKKKLDENKLLASNEDEVLNKFASKQSSLMLEAEEIGDREAEESPLESEEEDEGTSNSLENKDKRKNRIKRLINDKSKRDSEVMENSKDLVDTKTDKESGPIKENKNNKNDDKIENEDRNKISMQNENANVGDQNTSKAIDLSSEKDVSSDVDELNLLQKLYSENEENPAVDSSNSESPIPISDSISSESETEDKPNEDIISIENSSYSEAEQDIDAKKSISPADNILVKNENIVALKNTNIEFECSVGEASTSVVQLNDKMASKNVLEEIEKSNMKEEVSGFAKCDIKKSEEILSGESESNSQNGKEMFLMNIADDSQSDIDSLNEPNTPVNLGDDNISISETCIGNIVAPSESSIIKSEKGVNEEDYPYKNESNSDANNILTDHLKSTADANIDAKINDN